The following are from one region of the Flavobacteriaceae bacterium UJ101 genome:
- the lipB gene encoding lipoyl(octanoyl) transferase (Catalyzes the transfer of endogenously produced octanoic acid from octanoyl-acyl-carrier-protein onto the lipoyl domains of lipoate-dependent enzymes. Lipoyl-ACP can also act as a substrate although octanoyl-ACP is likely to be the physiological substrate; Belongs to the LipB family; Contains 1 BPL/LPL catalytic domain.; KEGG: dfe:Dfer_3712 lipoyl(octanoyl) transferase) — protein MKQNKSIQFRDLGLKDYKESWDYQEQIFKSVIDEKIENRRKEKEGQEPLKTNNYLLFVEHPHVYTLGKSGDVENLLASKDFLEEIKATFYQINRGGDITYHGPGQIVGYPILDLDNFFTDIHKYLRFLEEVIITVLADYGLKGERSDGETGVWLDVGKPYARKICAMGVRASRWVTMHGFALNVNTDMRYFEYIIPCGIKDKQVTSLQRELQREIPEQEVKTKIMNAFAKQFEAEFEF, from the coding sequence ATGAAACAAAATAAAAGTATACAATTTCGAGATTTAGGATTAAAGGATTATAAAGAATCATGGGATTATCAAGAACAAATTTTTAAATCTGTTATTGATGAAAAAATTGAAAATAGGAGAAAGGAAAAAGAGGGGCAAGAGCCTCTAAAAACGAATAATTATTTATTATTTGTAGAACATCCTCATGTTTATACTTTAGGAAAAAGTGGTGATGTTGAGAATTTACTAGCTTCTAAAGATTTTTTAGAAGAAATTAAAGCAACATTTTATCAAATTAATAGAGGAGGTGATATCACCTATCATGGGCCAGGGCAAATAGTAGGATATCCTATTTTAGATTTAGATAATTTTTTTACTGATATTCATAAATATTTACGTTTTTTAGAAGAAGTGATTATAACAGTTTTGGCTGATTATGGTTTAAAAGGAGAACGATCTGATGGAGAAACTGGTGTTTGGTTAGATGTTGGGAAACCTTATGCGCGAAAAATATGTGCAATGGGTGTTCGTGCAAGTCGTTGGGTTACGATGCATGGGTTTGCATTAAATGTGAATACAGATATGCGTTATTTTGAATATATTATTCCTTGTGGAATAAAAGACAAACAAGTAACTTCCTTACAAAGGGAATTGCAAAGAGAGATTCCTGAACAAGAAGTAAAAACTAAAATAATGAACGCATTTGCTAAACAATTTGAAGCAGAATTTGAATTTTAA